The Stigmatella ashevillena genomic sequence TCGGCGGGCGCAGGGCAAGCACTCCCTGGCGCTGCGGGACGCGTATGCCGCCGAGCGCATCGCCCGGGTGGCACGGGCCGAGGATCGGCCGCGCGTCATGGTGCTGGTGGGCCAGTACCACATCACCCCGTGCCACCTGCCCGCCCAGGTGGATCGCGCCTTGGGCGAGACGCACGCACGACGGGGGCTCGTGGTGTACCAGAACTGCGAGGGCGTCTACTGGCGGCTGGCGCGGGAAGGACGGGCGGGCGCGGTGGAAGCGGTGGAGCTGCCCGACGGCTCCCTGTGCTTGCTGAACGCCTCGCCGGTGGTGTGCCAGCAAAGCTTCCTGGATTACCTGGAGGCCGAGGCGGGAGACGCGCCCCTGCGAGAGCGCAGCGCGGCGGAGCGCTTCCGGGAGATGGCCGGCCTGATTGCCCGGCTCGCGGGGATCCAGGTGGGCCGGGCGCTGGACGCCGTGGAGGTGACGACCGCGGCAGACAACGATGTGCTGGCGCGCATCCAGCAGCGGGGACGCTTCACCCAGGCGGAGCTGGGCCAACTCCGGCGGCACATGCTCTCGCGCGAGAGCAGCTACATTCCCCGGGCGCGGACGGCCTACCTCGCCTCCCTGTCGCTGAACCACGCGGCGGAGGAGGCGGCACACTTCGTCCGGCACTGCGCCGTGGGAGACGCCATGGAAGCGTCCCGGCGGGCCTCGGACGCGTTCTACGCACGGTGCCTGGAAGAGGCGCTGGGCTTCTTCGGCTCGAAGCTGGTGAACCCCCGGAGGGGCTGCGCAGGACTGGCCGAGTGGGCCCGCAGGTTCGGCGAGAGCCGAGGGGTGGACCGGCAGATCGCCGCGTTCGTGCTGGCCCACAAGGCCGCGGAGACAGAAGGTCCAGACGAGGCGGTGAAGCTGCTGCCGCTGCGCAAGGACCGGCTGTTCCACGGTGTCAGCCACGCCTTGGGCTACTTGCTGGGAGAGGCGCTGTACCGGGCCTTCGACTCGGGCCGGGTGGAGAAGGCGGAGATCCGCGCCCTCTTCCGGGATCCGCTCACGGACCCGCGCAGCACCTACTTCCACTGGGTCCACCGCCTGGGCTGAGTCAGCGCGCCCGCTTCGCCGTCTTCTTCTTCGCCGGTTTGCGCGCCGCGGGCTTCTTCGCGGCGGCAGGCTTCTTTGCAGCAGCGGGCTTCTTCGCGGCGACGGGCTTTTCAGGCGCCGTTCCTTCGAGCTGGGCCACGAGCTTCTTCGGAGCGACAGCGCGGTAGCTCTCATCAATCCACTGGCGCAGCAGCTCCAGCGGAGGCTTCTCTTTCGGGCCGAAGTGGACCGACACCCAGCCGCTCTTGCCAAGACCGTACCCGGTGGGCTTGGCGAACGGCATCATCAGGGCCGCCTCGTTGGACTGGGGAAGCTTGACGGAGAGCCCCAGCTCCGCGCCGTCGGTGCCCAGGAAGATGAAGACCTTGCCCTTCACTTTGAGGACGAGCTCCCCCCAGGGGAAGTCCTCGTGGGAGCCGGGATAGCCGAGCGCAAACGCTCGCAACGCCTGCCGGTGAGGGTTGTTGTTCACGCCACTGCCGTTGGCCATGAGGATTTCCTTCCCGTCTCAAATAGGTTTGACTCGCGAATCAACATCCGGGAGCGCACCGCATGAAGATGAAAGATCGCATGGACAAGCTCGCCGAGCACCGCCGCCGCAATGAAGGCATGGGTGGACCGGAGCGAGTCGAGCGTCAGCGCGCCAAGAACAAGCTGGATGCCCGCTCGCGCATGAAGCTGCTGTTCGACCCGGACACCTTCGAAGAACTGGGACTCTTGGCCGCGCACCACGGCAACCTCCCAGAGGAAGAAGAGGCAGACAAGCCCTCTTCCGCGGACGGGGTCATCACCGGCACCGGAGAGATCGACGGCCGCCCCGTGGCCGCGGCGATCTACGACTTCACCGTGTTCGGTGGCTCCATCGGGGAGATCGGCGAGCGGAAGGTGGCGCGGCTGAGGGACATTGCCCTCAAGAGCCGCATCCCCATGGTGTGGCTGGTGGACTCGGCGGGAGCCCGGCTGGATGCCTCCGCGGGCATCGATCCGCGGCGCATCGCGGGCTTCGCGGACACGGGCTACCTCTTCAGGGAACAGGTGGTGATGAGCGGGGTGATTCCGCAGGTGGCGGCCATGATGGGCCCTGGCGCCGCGGGCACGGCCTACATTCCGGCGCTGGCCGACTTCCTGCCCATGGTGAAGGCCACGAGCTCCATCGCCATCGGCGGTCCGTACCTGGTGGAGTCCGTGGTGGGCGAGAAGGTGACGGAGGAGGAGCTGGGCGGCTCCAAGGTCCACACGGAGATCTCCGGGGTGGCGGACGCGGAGTACCCGGATGACACGGCGTGCATTGCCGCCGTGCGCGAGTACCTGTCCTTCTTCCCCCCGAATTGCGAGGAGCGGCCACCGCGCAAGCCCTCGACGGACCCGTTCAACCGGCGGGACGAGGAGCTCCTCAAGATCGTTCCGGAGAGCCCCCGGCAGGCGTTCGACATGCACAAGGTCATCCTGTCGCTGGTGGACGACCGGAAGTTCTTCCCGCTCAAGCCGCGCTGGGCGCGCAACCTCATCACCGGGCTGGCGCGCATCGATGGCTACCCGGTGGGCATCGTGGCCAACAACTCGATGTACCTGGGCGGCATCCTCGACGTGAACGCGTCGGACAAGGCCGCGCGCTTCGTGAACCTGTGTGACGCCTTCAACATCCCGCTGGTGTTCCTACAGGATGTGCCCGGCTTCATGGTGGGCACGAAGGTGGAGCAGGCGGGCATCATCCGCCACGGCGCGAAGATGATGTACGCAGTGGCAAGCGCCACGGTGCCCAAGTTCACCGTGGTGGTGCGCAAGGGCTACGGGGCGGGCTACTACGTGATGAACGGGCGGGCATTCGAGCCAGACCTGCTGATCGCCTGGCCGGGCGCGGAGATCGGCGTGATGGGCCCGGAGGGCATGGTGTCCATCGCGGCGCGCAAGCTCTTGCAGACCGCGGAGAGCCCCCAGGCCGCCGAGGTGATGAAGAAAGAGCTGGCGGACAACCTCCGCCAACACATCCGCATCGAGCGCACGGCGGCCCTCGCGATGGTGGACGACGTGGTGGACCCCCGGGACACGCGGCGCCTGCTGGCACGGGCGCTCAAGCGCACGGCGAACAAGAAGGTGGAGCGTCCCTTCCGCCGCCGGGAGATCTCCCCCGTCTGAGTCACCGGGTGGCGGGCTTCACCGCACGCGTCGCACAGAGCGGAGACAGGTATTCCGACAGCTTGTCTCCCTCGGAGTGCAGGTCCTCATAAAGGCCCGCCAGGAGGAAGCCCGCAGCGAGCTGCCCACCGATCTGGTCCTCCAGCGAGTGCGCAATGCACAAGGGCTCGCCCTTGTCCGTGTACCGCCGCCGCTCCTCCTCCGTGAGGCTGGTGAAGTCCGAGTAGGGCATCCGGTACTTGAGCTGCATCGTCCCCTGCTTCTCCAATTCGGGATCGAACAGGAAGCTGATCGGGTTGCAGAACCCGGACAGCAGGACGCCTCCGGGGCGCAGGACGCGGTACGCCTCGCGCCAGACCTGCCGCACGTTCTCCACGAAGCAGTTCGAGGCCGGGTTGAAGACGAGATCGAAGCTCTCGTCCGCGAAGGCGGACAAATCCCTCATGTCCCCCTCGACGAACCGCATCTCCAGCCCCTCCCGCTCCGCCACCAGGCGGTCTTGCCCCAGTTGAGCCGGTGAGTTGTCGAAGATCGTCATGCGCGCCCCGGCCGCCGCCAGGACCGGCCCCTGCTGCCCTCCCGCGCTCGCGAGGCCCAGGACCTCCCGGCCCTTCAGTTCCCCGAACCACTCCCGGGGCACGGGCTTGTGCGGCGTCAGCACCACGCTCCACTCGCCCCGGCGCGCCGCGGCGATGACCTCCGGACTCACGGGCAGCGTCCACCGGGCGCCCTGGGCCACCTGCCGGTTCCACGCATCCCGGTTGTACTCCCGGACATCCATTTCAGCCTTCATGAAGCACCCTGCCTTCCATGCCCCCCGCCACGGTGACGATTTCGCCGGTCACGTGCCCGGAGATGCGATCCGATGCCAGCGTTACGATGACCCGAGCGATGTCCTCGGGCCTAGCCACCTTACGCAAGGCCATGGTCCGCGTCACCCGGGAGAGAAACGCCGGGTCTTGCAGCCGCGCCCGGTTTCGATCCACCTCGGTCCAGCCCGGACACACCACGTTGACCCGGGCCAGCGGCGCGATGCGCCCCAGCTCGTTCTTCAGGCTCTTCACGAAGCCGCTCGCCAGCGCCCCCTTGGCCGCCGCGTAGTCCGAATGGCCCGCCTCGCCGAAGAGGCCCGCGGTGGAGCTGATCAACACCAGGCTCCCGCCCCGCGTCACCTCGACGTGCCGCAGGAAGGCCCGGCAACACAGAAAGACGCTGTCCAGGTTCTCCGCCATCGACTGGCGCCACCGGGACAGCGACATCTTCCACACTGGCACGTCCAGGGGAGCCCAGTGGCCCGCGTTGGCCACCAGCACATCCAACCGCCCCAACGCCCTCACCGCCTCGGGGATGAGCGCATCCACCTCGGCCTCGACCGTCAGGTCCGCCCGGAGCGCCACGCCCCCGACCTCTCCTGCCAGAGCCCGTGCCGGCGCCTCGCTCGACCGGTAGTGCACCGCCACCCGGGCACCCTCTTCCGCGAAGGCGCGCACCGTGGCGGAACCAATTCCCCCGGCGCCTCCAGTCACGAGGACGCCCTTGCCCTGCAGTTCCGTCTCCATAGGTGGCGCCATTATGGGCCACCGGGAGGCCCGGGAAAGTTCCCGCTCAGGCGAGGCGCAGCAGCTTTCGCGCCTCTTCTGGAGTCGCCAGCGTGCGGCCCTTCGCCTTGGCCCGCTTCGCGGCCTCCGCCACCAACTCCCAGTTGCCCTTGGCCAGCACGCCCTTGGACACGTAGATGTTGTCCTCGAGCCCCACGCGCGCGTTGCCGCCCTTCACCGCCGCCAGATCCACGAACGGCAGTTGGTGACGGCCCACCGCGGCCACCGTCCACGTGCTCCCCTCGGGCAACGAGGAGATCATGAAGTCCAGCGCGGCCTCCCGGGCCGCCAGCGCGCCCGGTACGCCCAGCACGAAGTCATAGTGCGCCGGTTGCTGAACGAGGCCTTCCTTCGCCAGCGTGTTCGCCTCGTCGATCATCCCCACGTCGAAGCACTCGAGCTCTGGCTTCAGGCCCAGTTCTTTGATCCGCTTCGCGATGTCCCGCACCAGCGGGCGCGGATTCCAGAACACCTCCTCGCCGAAGTTGACGGTGCCCGTGGTCAGCGTCGCCATGTCCGGACGGTCCGCCCCGGTGAGCGTCAGCCCGCCACAGCGCTCGTCCACGCTCATGCCCACCGCGCCGCCCGTGGAGACCTGGACGAGAATGTCCGTCCGCTTGCGGATGGCCCGGATGGCCGCCCGGAACAGCTCCGCGTCCTGAGAGGGCTTGCCGTCCGGCGTGCGCACGTGCAGGTGCACCATCGCCGCCCCGGCCTCCCGGCACCGGACCGCGTCCTCGGCGATCTCCTCGGCGGTGATGGGCAGGTGCGGGGTCTGCTCGCGCGTCGTCTCCGCCCCCACCATCGCCGCAGTGATGACCATTGGGTTGCTCATGGCTGCTCCCCTCTTGCTTGCCTAGCGAGGAATGCGCTGCTTGTCCTTGGGAACCACACAGGTGCCGGTGGCACGGCACACCACCACGGGCTCGGACAAGAGGTCGGCCGCCGAGTCGTTCACGTCCGTGCGCGGGCGAATCACCTTCCTCGCCTCGAAACGCATCTTCCGCGACGTGTTGCCCGCGCTGAGGATCTCCCCTTCCGCCTCGATGAAGTCTCCGGCGTACACCGGGGCCAGGAACTCCACCGAGTCATACGCCCGGAACAGCCCCTCGTCTCCGTCGTGGCGGATGCACAGCTCCGTGGCCACGTCCCCGAAGAGCCCCAGCATCCGCGCTCCGTCCACCAGGTTGCCGCCATAATGCGCGTCGTGGCTGCTCATGCGCAGCCGGATGATGGCCTTGGTGCTCACGTGGGCTCTCCCTGGTAGTGGGCGTTCGGGTCTTCCTTGCCCATCTTCTTCAACACCGCGTGGGCCACGTAGTTGGCCACGTCCGAGGGCTTGGTTCCCGGACCGAAGCCCGCATCGAACCCCAGTTCCAGCGCCAGCTTGTGGTCCACGCGCGGGCCTCCCAGCAACAGGATGGTCTTGCCGTGGATGCCCCGGGCCTTGGTGGCCTCGATGAACTGGCGCGAGTTGTCCTTGTGCACATCCCGCTGGGTCACCACCTGGCTCACCAGGATGGCATCCGCGTTCTTCGCCAGGGCCTTGGAGATGAGATCCTCGTTGGGCACCTGGCTGCCGAGGTTGAAGGCCTCGAACCAGGGGTAGCGCTCCAGGCCGTAGTCGCCCGCGTAGCCTTTCATGTTCAGGATGGCGTCGATGCCCACCGTGTGCGTGTCCGTGCCCGTGCACGCGCCAAACACGACGATGCGCCGTCCCACCTTCTCCTGGATGAAGGCGTTGAGATCATCGAAGCCCATCTTCTTGACGATGACCTCGGGGACGTCGACCTCCGCGTAGTCCAGGGAGACGCTCGTGTGGGCGTACACGATGAAGAAGGTGTAGCTGTCGGCGGCCCGCTCGGCCGCGGCCACCTTCACGTCCGAGAAGCCCATCTTCCGGGCAAACTGGGCCGCCGCCTCCTTGGCCTTCTCCGACAGGGGCACCGGCAACGTGAACGACAGCTGCACCACGCCGTCGTCCCGGCGGTCGCCGTAGGGCCGGATGATCTGCTTGCTCGGCTTCACCATGAGGCTACTTTCCCTTGGTGTAGGAGATGCTCTGGACCACCTTCGACGCCACCGGCTCCAGCTCCTCTCGGTTCATCTGGTTCATGGAGAAGATGAAGGACCAGGTCGTCTTTCCGTTGCACCCGACATAATGGATGCTCTCCACCTTGTCCTTGCCATCCTCGGTGGCATCCACGCTCACGCGCCGAGCGGCCGGCTGGGAGGCCACCTGGGTCTTCTTCCAGCCGTCAGGACCCACGCCCGCGAGGATCTTGTCCAGGCAGACGTCCGCCTTCATCCCCGCCGTCTGGACCTGGCCCACGTCCAACAGGAAAAAGGTTCCCCCCGTGGGGGCATCGAACTTCTCCGTCCCGTTCTCCTGGCTGCGCTCCCAGGACTCGGGCACCTGGATCGACAGCGACTTCACCTGCTGCTTCACCTGCTTCTCCGCCGCGCCACTGACTCCCGCAGCCAGCACCACCAGCATCATCAGCGTGTTCTTCATGAGCGTGTTCTTCATGATGTCGCCCCCTCCAGGAGCTCCAGGAATGGATTGAAATAGTCCGGTGACTTCTCCAGCACGCCGTCCAACCCCTTGCCGCCCGTCTCCTCGCGCTTCACGTCGCCGAAGCGGCCCTTGCCGATGGCGGCCACCATGCCCTCGTTGCGGCACTCCTCGAGCAGCTCCATGGCCTTGCCGAACACTTCCCGGGCACGGTGGGCGATCTTCCCATCCTCGCGCACGGTGAACTCCTCGTCGATGCCCCGGGCGGCCCGGTGGATGTACGCCGCCGACTTCAACGCCACATACCGGTCCGCCAGCAGCGGCGTGTGCATGGCCTCGGTCATCATCCCCAGGAGCTGGATGCCCTGCCGCGTCCAGATGGCCACCAGATCCGCCATCACGTCGTACGCGTGGCTGAAGAAGATGTCCGTCTCCTTGTGCTTGGTGGGCGGCATGTACTTCAGCGGCGCGTCCGGGAAGCAGCGGCGCACCAGCATGGCCTGGGACAGTTCCAGGAGCAGCGTGTCCTCGCGGTACGGATCGATCTCGTACGAGTGGCCGATGCCCAGCTGCCAGTCCTTCAGCCCCGCACGCCGAGCGAAACACTCGTTGATGAATTGGCTGGTAATGACGGTGTGGGCCGCGTCGTAGGCGTCCGCGGTGGTGATGTAGTTGTCCTCACCGGTATTGATGATGATTCCGGCCAGGGCGCAGATGCGGCGGCTGAAGTACTGATCGATGAACGTGCGCCGCATGTTGATGTCGCGGAAGAGGATTCCGTACATCGCGTCGTTGAGCAGCATGTCCAGCCGCTCGGTGGCCGCGCAGAAGGCGATCTCCGACATGCACAGGCCGGAGGAGTAGTTGGTGAGCTGGATGTAGCGCTTGAGCTTCTTGCTCTCCTCGTCCAGCGCCTCCCGCATGATGCGGAAGTTCTCCTGGGTGGCATAGGTGCCGCCGTAGCCCTCGGTGGTGGCACCGTGGGGCACGTAGTCCAGCAGCGACTGCGCCGTGGAACGGATGACGGCGATGACGTCCGCTCCCGCCTGGGCCGCGGCCCGGGCCTGGTCCACGTCGTCATAGATGTTGCCCGTCGCGACGATGACGTACTTGTGCGGCGGGGGGGACATGGGAAACTGCTTCCGGAGCGCATTGCGCTGGGCGATCCGGGACTGGAGATCCTCCAGCGCGGCGCGGGCCTCGGCGCGAACCTCGGCGCGCAGGTTCTGCTCCATCTCCGGAGACAGGGGCCCCAGCTTCTCGACCGGCAGCGCCGTCAGCCGCTCGACCGCCTCCAACGGACTCTTTGCGCCCAGTTGAAGCGCACGGCCGTACCAATAGGCGGCGCCCCGGTTGAGCACCCCGGACGCGTGGAGCTTGTCCACCATGAGGTTGGCCAGCGGAACACCGCGCGCCCCCGCGCCCGAGATGCCGAAGAAGCGCAACACGGTGCGCTCATTGGACACAGTGGTGTTGCGGCGGATGAGCTCGAAGATCGGATGGACGATCTCCTCCGCCAATTGACGCGCTCGCGCGATCTGCTCGTCTTGAATGAACGGACCCGGCATGGCGCGCACCTTAGCCTCTATTCGCCTCTAAAGGGCCGAAAGTGCTCGGCTTCTTGCGTCAAAGCCCCTGTCGTCACCGAAATACCGGTGCCAACTCCAGCAAGAAGCTGAGGCGATGCGCTTTACCGAAATGCCGGTGTAAACACCGAACTGTCAGTGAAGGGAGCGGCAGCCTAAACGGCAACCTCCTGATTTGATTGGCTGATTTGTTCGGCATGCCTCCTGCTTGGTGCCCGGCGCAGCACCCCCGAACTTCACCAGGAGTCATCATGAAAACCCCTCTCTTTTTCATCTCGGCGCTGCTCATGGGCAGCACCGCCCTGGCGGATCCTCCCCCGCTGACGACCGACACGGGCTCTCCGGTCGGCACCAACCAGAGCTCGAAGACCGCAGGCCCCCGGGGCGGCATCCTCCTGGAGGACTTCCACCTCATCGAGAAGCTCGCGCGCTTTGACCGCGAGCGCATCCCCGAGCGCGTCGTGCACGCCCGGGGCGTGGGGGCCTACGGCACCTTCGAGAGCGCCGGAGACTTCTCGCAGCTCACCCGCGCGTCGATCTTCTCCGCCAAGGGGAAGAAGACGCCCCTGTTCGTGCGCTTTTCTACCGTCATCCATCCGCAAGGCTCTCCGGAGACGCTGAGAGATCCCCGGGGCTTCGCGCTCAAGTTCTACACGGACGAGGGTAACTGGGATCTGGTGGGCAACAACCTGCCGATCTTCTTCATCCGGGACGCCATCAAGTTCCCCGACATGGTGCACTCGCTGAAGCCCTCGCCCATCACCAACCGGCAGGAGCCCAGCCGCTACTTCGACTTCTTCTCGCACCAGCCCGAGTCCACGCACATGCTGACCCAGCTGTACTCGGACATCGGCATCCCGGCGAACTACCGGCAGATGAACGGCCACGGCGTCCACGCCTTCAAGTTCGTCAACGCCAAGGGCGAGATGCGCTACGTGAAGTTCAACTGGCGATCGCTCCAGGGCGTGAAGTCGCTCACGTCCGAGGAGGCCGCGCGCACCCAAGCCCAGGACTTCCAGCACGCCACGCAGGATCTCTACACCTCCATCGGCAAGGGACAGCACCCCTCCTGGGAGCTGAGCGTGCAGGCGCTGGATCCGAAGGCGCTGGACACCTTCTCGTTCGATCCGCTCGACGCCACGAAGATGTGGCCGGAGGACAAGGTTGCGCCCACCGTGCTCGGCAAGTTCACGCTGAACCGGACGCCGGACAATTTCTTCGAGGAGACCGAGCAGGCCGCGTTCTCCCCGGGGGTGATGCCGCCGGGCATCGAGCCCTCCGAGGACCGCCTGCTCCAGGGCCGCCTCTTCTCCTACGCGGACACCCAGCGCTACCGGGTGGGCGCCAACTACCAGTCCCTGCCCGTCAACAAGTCGCGCGCGGCCGTGAACAGCAACAGCCAGGCCGGCAGCATGAACTCCGGCAACACCAAGTCGGACGTCAACTATGAGCCGAGCATCGCCAAGGAGACCGCGGACCAGCCCTCGGCCCTGTTCTCTCAGTTGCCGCTGAGCGGGACGACCCAGCAGGCCCCCATCACCAAGACGGACAACTTCTCTCAGGCAGGGGCCTTCTACGCGAAGCTGTCCGCCGCCGAGAAGGAGCGGCTGGTGAAGAACCTCGCCGGGGATCTCGGCCAGGTGAGCAGCCCGGTGGTGAAGGCCCGGATGGTCGGCTTCTTCTTCAGCGCGAACCCGGAGTACGGAACGCGGCTGGCCAAGGCCGTGGGCGTCTCTCTGGACGAAGCCAAGGCCACCATCGCCCCCCTGGCGGCTGCGACGCCTTGAGGCTGTGACGGTGGGCTCCGCACCTCCAGCAGGTGCGGGGCCCCCGGGCGAACCCCTCCCTGGTAATCCCCTTTCGAAGTTCCGACGTGGAGTGACCCGATGATGCGCAAGGTGATGAAGCTCTTGGCCTGTGTGGCCGCCGTGATGGCCGTGGGCGTGGCGCTGCTGGCCAGCTACCTGTTTCTCTGGGAGCGTCCCTCACCTGGGCGTGTCCTCGCCGTGAGCGAAGCGGAGCGCTACCTGCTCGCCGCGGCCCGGGAGGGGGACTCTGAACTCGTGGAAGGCCTCGTGAAGGCCGGCACCCCCGTGAACGTGCAGGACAAGCGGGGCTTCTCGCCGCTCATCCTCGCGGCGTATCACGGCCACATCGGCACGGTGCGGGTGCTGCTGGCCTCGGGAGCGGACGCCTGCTCCGGCGACTCGCGCGGCAACACGGCGCTGATGGGCGCGGCCTTCAAGGGGCACGCGGACATCGTCGAGCTGCTCCTCCAGCAACCCTGCGCGGTAGACCAGTCCAACGGAATCGGCCAGACGGCGTTGATGTTCGCCAGCCTCTTCGGCCGGAAGGACGTGGCCGACACACTCCGTCGGCACGGCGCCTCGGGCGAGCGGAAGGATGCCAGCGGGCGCTCCGCCCAGGACTGGGCCCGGACACAGACCGCCGAACCGCCCATTCCCGCGGCGGAGCCCACCGCCGCGGTCCCCGGCAATCAGACGTAGCGCGTCTCGAACAGCTTGCGCAGCGCGGGCTCGGCGCGGAGCAACTTCAGCGTCAGGTCCGCGTGCCCCGGCACGTAGCCGTTGCCCACCAACATCGTGACGTCCTTGCCCACCCCTTCGGCGCCCAGGGCAGCCGCGGTGAAGCTGGTGGCCATGGAGAAGAAGATGACGGTGCCTCCGTTCTTCACGGACAGGATGGAGGCCATCTCCGTGTTGCCCACCGAGGCGCAGTTGACCACGAGATCACACAGCTCGCCGCCCGTGGCTCGGGACACCGCTCCCATCACGTCCACGCCTTGGGTGGCGTCCACCCTCAGCGCCTCGTCACACAGGCCGATCCCGGACAGCGCGGCCAGGGCCTTCTCGGAGATGTCGAGCGCCAGCAGCCGCCCCTTCCCCTCGAGGCCCCGCCGCGCCTGGGCCAGGCACAGCGCCCCACTCTTGCCCGCGCCCAGCACCGCCACCGTCATGCCCGGCCGGACGTGCCGAGCCACGAGCGCCGGCGCACCACATACGTCCAGCGCGGCCAGGGCGAGCGTCTCCGGCATGTCCTCCGGCAACCGCGCGTAGATGCCCGAGGCGAACAGGAGGGCATGACCCCGGATGTCCACCCGGTCGATCTCCGGGTGCACGGCCAGAATCTCCTCGATGACCAGCGGCGTGAGGGTGAGGCTCACCAGCGTGGCGATCCGGTCCCCTGGCTTCAGCGTCTCGCGCGCCGGATGCCGAGGGCCGATCTCCTTCACCCGCCCGATGAGCATGCCCCCCGAGCCGGTGACCGGGTTCTGCATCTTGCCTCGCTCGCGGACGATGTCCTGGATGCGCTCGGCGATGCGCGCGGGCGCCCCTCCCACCTCCTCTTTGATCTGCTTGAAGGAGGCGGCATCGATGTTGAGGCTCTCCACGTCGATGAGCAGCTCGGCCTCGCGGCAAGGCAGGGACGGATCCAACCGGCGCGCCCGCTGGGGCAGCACGCCCTGCTCGGCCACGACACGGGACAACCCATACAGATCAATGCTCATCCGATTTACTCCCGCGCCATTCTCGGGATGAGGAAGCCCAGCGAATTCTCGAAGCGGTAGGACACGCCCGAGTGGGAGTCATCGAACTCCTCATGCCTCAGTTCCACGCCGCTGGCCTTGAACTCCTCGGCCAGGATGCGCGTGCCCCAGCGCAGGTTGAACTCGTCCCGCGTCCCGCAGTCGAGGAAGACGGTCTTCACCTTGCGGAACGCGTCCAGGAACTTGGGCACGAAGCGCACCGGGTCATGCACCAACCAGCGGTTCCACACCTCCAGCTTCAGGCGGGCCGTCTGCGGATCGAATGGCAGCTCGAGGTTGAGCGGCTCGCCCTTCTTCGGCGAATACGCCGCCGCCATCGCCAGGATGTTGATGACGGCGAAGTCCTCCCCGCGCGGCTTCGTCTCCCGGGAGCGCTTCTTGAAGTCCTGGTGCCAAGCCTCCAGCCCACCCACCTTGAGCAGCGCACCGGCCGCCTTGGGGATGTCCGGCATGTAGCAATACTCGAAGTAGCAGTCTCCGGAGTGACTCCCGAGGTGCGAGAACAGCTCCGGGTGGTAGCGGCCCATCACCAGGGCGCCGTAGCCGCCCGAGCTGTGCCCCACCACCGCCCGAGAGGCCGCCTTGGGCAGCGTGCGGAAGGTGCGGTCCACGAAGCCCAGCACATCCTTCACCAGGTAGTCGCGGTAGCGCCCGATGGCGTCACTGTTGATCCATTGGCTGCCGCCGAGCGAAGTCCACGCATCGGGGAACACGCCGATGACGGGGGCGACCTGTCCGGAGGTGATGAGCGCATCCAACCG encodes the following:
- a CDS encoding lysine 5,6-aminomutase subunit alpha, with the translated sequence MPGPFIQDEQIARARQLAEEIVHPIFELIRRNTTVSNERTVLRFFGISGAGARGVPLANLMVDKLHASGVLNRGAAYWYGRALQLGAKSPLEAVERLTALPVEKLGPLSPEMEQNLRAEVRAEARAALEDLQSRIAQRNALRKQFPMSPPPHKYVIVATGNIYDDVDQARAAAQAGADVIAVIRSTAQSLLDYVPHGATTEGYGGTYATQENFRIMREALDEESKKLKRYIQLTNYSSGLCMSEIAFCAATERLDMLLNDAMYGILFRDINMRRTFIDQYFSRRICALAGIIINTGEDNYITTADAYDAAHTVITSQFINECFARRAGLKDWQLGIGHSYEIDPYREDTLLLELSQAMLVRRCFPDAPLKYMPPTKHKETDIFFSHAYDVMADLVAIWTRQGIQLLGMMTEAMHTPLLADRYVALKSAAYIHRAARGIDEEFTVREDGKIAHRAREVFGKAMELLEECRNEGMVAAIGKGRFGDVKREETGGKGLDGVLEKSPDYFNPFLELLEGATS
- a CDS encoding catalase, which codes for MKTPLFFISALLMGSTALADPPPLTTDTGSPVGTNQSSKTAGPRGGILLEDFHLIEKLARFDRERIPERVVHARGVGAYGTFESAGDFSQLTRASIFSAKGKKTPLFVRFSTVIHPQGSPETLRDPRGFALKFYTDEGNWDLVGNNLPIFFIRDAIKFPDMVHSLKPSPITNRQEPSRYFDFFSHQPESTHMLTQLYSDIGIPANYRQMNGHGVHAFKFVNAKGEMRYVKFNWRSLQGVKSLTSEEAARTQAQDFQHATQDLYTSIGKGQHPSWELSVQALDPKALDTFSFDPLDATKMWPEDKVAPTVLGKFTLNRTPDNFFEETEQAAFSPGVMPPGIEPSEDRLLQGRLFSYADTQRYRVGANYQSLPVNKSRAAVNSNSQAGSMNSGNTKSDVNYEPSIAKETADQPSALFSQLPLSGTTQQAPITKTDNFSQAGAFYAKLSAAEKERLVKNLAGDLGQVSSPVVKARMVGFFFSANPEYGTRLAKAVGVSLDEAKATIAPLAAATP
- a CDS encoding ankyrin repeat domain-containing protein, coding for MMRKVMKLLACVAAVMAVGVALLASYLFLWERPSPGRVLAVSEAERYLLAAAREGDSELVEGLVKAGTPVNVQDKRGFSPLILAAYHGHIGTVRVLLASGADACSGDSRGNTALMGAAFKGHADIVELLLQQPCAVDQSNGIGQTALMFASLFGRKDVADTLRRHGASGERKDASGRSAQDWARTQTAEPPIPAAEPTAAVPGNQT
- a CDS encoding L-erythro-3,5-diaminohexanoate dehydrogenase, coding for MSIDLYGLSRVVAEQGVLPQRARRLDPSLPCREAELLIDVESLNIDAASFKQIKEEVGGAPARIAERIQDIVRERGKMQNPVTGSGGMLIGRVKEIGPRHPARETLKPGDRIATLVSLTLTPLVIEEILAVHPEIDRVDIRGHALLFASGIYARLPEDMPETLALAALDVCGAPALVARHVRPGMTVAVLGAGKSGALCLAQARRGLEGKGRLLALDISEKALAALSGIGLCDEALRVDATQGVDVMGAVSRATGGELCDLVVNCASVGNTEMASILSVKNGGTVIFFSMATSFTAAALGAEGVGKDVTMLVGNGYVPGHADLTLKLLRAEPALRKLFETRYV
- a CDS encoding alpha/beta hydrolase yields the protein MKGVLETREVQSPALESNPLGDPARRRLTVYLPPGYGDGDQRYPVVYFLHAFSNSGSTWTNTSPFAPSVPERLDALITSGQVAPVIGVFPDAWTSLGGSQWINSDAIGRYRDYLVKDVLGFVDRTFRTLPKAASRAVVGHSSGGYGALVMGRYHPELFSHLGSHSGDCYFEYCYMPDIPKAAGALLKVGGLEAWHQDFKKRSRETKPRGEDFAVINILAMAAAYSPKKGEPLNLELPFDPQTARLKLEVWNRWLVHDPVRFVPKFLDAFRKVKTVFLDCGTRDEFNLRWGTRILAEEFKASGVELRHEEFDDSHSGVSYRFENSLGFLIPRMARE